The genomic DNA TAGTTGTTCGCTGTCGGAAGTAGTGGAATGCcattattttaatcaaaacGACCGCACCGGGAAAGTTGGATGCTTACcgcattttaaatattttaccacAGGTTCCACAAGGGAACTTCTGCAGGCTGTGATATCGTTTGTTATGTTTTCGCAGCATACATGCGTCCGCAAACCTTCGCGAGCACTCGTGGCATTCGTGTATTTTTCCGATCCCGTGTTGCGAGTACTGGAAACATTGTACAGATTTCGTTAGTGAAACATCCGATCAACCATGCTATTGTACATGCGGCATACCAGATGCGATCGGTAGGTTGTGTAGTGAGTGAAACCAACATTACACTCAGTGCACGTTTTCACAGCCTTCTTCAAGTGCACTGCCTGTATGTGGCGCATAAGATTTGATGCAAGTTTCATCTTGATCGAACAATAAGGGCACGCATTGTTGTGTTCTGCGGTGTGGATTGCTGAATGCGTTGCGAGATTGCTCACAGTTTTACCGCACGTGTCGCAAAGCGCAATTTCCGGCTTTCGTTTGGTACGTCTAGATGGGATACGGCTCTCGTTTGCACGGCCAGCATCACCTCCGGCAGGTTTAGTCCGTGATAGTGATCGGCAATGTTTTTTACCGGATTTCATTTCACTGGCTTTGTTCGTTAGGCTGTCGTTTTGCAACAGATCGACCTCGTCATCTTCAGAGCGCAGTTCACCTAGTTCGATGTAGTTGGCAGAGTATAGCTCTTCGTGCGTTTCGGTAGAGGACGCCGTTTGCAGATCGCCGTCATCGTTTAGCACAGTCTTTTTGGCTGCGTTTGGTTGTTCGTACCACTCAACTACTTCATGGTCGGTTGATGCAATTTCGTCATATGCGAGCAAATCTCCAGCTGCTTTCTCCGGAACAACAAATTCCACCTGCAATGGATCCGTGTCGATATCGTATGCTTCTTCAACCGCTTTGACATGCCTGCAGCTTGGACGAGTTCTTCGGTACAGTTGTTGGAATATATAGTTATTGTTGATGCAAGATTTTCGGAAAATCTCGCACTTTTCAAGTGTGTTTGTACACTGGGTGCATATGAAGTGCGTATTCCAGTGGAACGTCTCGATCTGGATTACGTAGAATGAGTACATCAGCAGGAAAGGTCCAGCACTGTGATAGATGCTAAACTCACTTGAATTCCAGTAAACAGCCACGCCGTTTCTGCTGTAAGCGAAGAGTTTAAAACCTCGGCGATGCGATACAGCGACATTCGATCCTGGGACAAACAAAAGCGACAAATTTCCAACATTTCTTCCAGACTGGTTGAAGCCGCCGCTCGCTGTAGCGCAGCAGATTTGTTGGTAAACAAAATAGCTGTCAAAATGCTCCAATGACACAGGGTGGTACAGCAATGTCGGTAGTTTACAGCGAACCTAATGCATCGTTTCTGGTGGTTGAAACATTTGAACTGAACTccgcgataaaaaaaaaaaaacagaatgaaTTTATCGACTACACTGCTCATATTCTAAAAGAGGAAAATATGCATCAACATATCGGAACTCAGATATAAAGCGAGAAACATTAATAAAGAACAGCGTTTCTTGCTATAAActtaattgaaaacatgaaacTCTTCCGTTTACATGACGtcggttttcttccatttattGGCTAGCTAACTGGTTCGTTTCAGTGCCTTTGCCAAATTATGAACTCTTTTGTAATGATCGCTCAAAGCGAAAGGCTTGTTAAACGTTTTCCCGCATACTTTGCATTCGAAAGCTTTGCCTTCGGATTGATGACCAAGCTGAAAGTAGGAAAACACACTTTTAGTGCCTTTGTGCCGCTTATTATTGTTTCGTGTAGTACTCACCATATGATATCGGTACGTTTTGTGGTGAATGAAGCCTTTGCCGCACAGGTTGCATGTTTTGCCAACCATTTTATAGTGCACCGTATTGATG from Anopheles stephensi strain Indian chromosome 2, UCI_ANSTEP_V1.0, whole genome shotgun sequence includes the following:
- the LOC118506310 gene encoding zinc finger protein 54-like, whose product is MRILDSTITPGDIDRYTGIRINTDEDCTLYAICTACTSRLKKSVEYRTACIKNQTHYEELLMMLVASTECTDHEDTQSVICLDSDDDTMEFNSFEQEAPNQTHFPQAVNIQQEVDMLQEEDSCTDTIRSSNSTQLSMCNEEGEMYSANYIEPGEPYSSELSEVDLFEPTVEFVVPEKAAGDLLAYDEIASTDHEVVEWYEQPNAAKKTVLNDDGDLQTASSTETHEELYSANYIELGELRSEDDEVDLLQNDSLTNKASEMKSGKKHCRSLSRTKPAGGDAGRANESRIPSRRTKRKPEIALCDTCGKTVSNLATHSAIHTAEHNNACPYCSIKMKLASNLMRHIQAVHLKKAVKTCTECNVGFTHYTTYRSHLVCRMYNSMVDRMFH